In Setaria viridis chromosome 5, Setaria_viridis_v4.0, whole genome shotgun sequence, the genomic stretch CTTTAGGCTGTTGATGATTGAAATGTCTGCAACATGAGTACCACCACAAGGACCACCAGGATATTCGCCGAATTTAATAATGCGAGGATTGCTATCCTGCCATGAAAACATAAGGTAGCGGACAATGTTAATGAGAAACACAAAACTGCAAGGCATCATGATTCATTGACACTAACATGAAAATGCGGCTGATGTAATAAGGCAGCGTAAAACTTGGAGAATAGACAATACTACTAAGATCCTTACGTTTATAATTTACGATTATAATTTAACTATTGATGCTTGACTTTGATGATAAGTCAAGACACACTCACGCAAAAGAATTGTAAACTTCTACATCTGTTAGATGCAATCGCACATGCTTTTTCTTTGGTTTTTTCCCTTATGCTCCATGATTCAAAGAACTTTTTTTAGCCTTCAACTTTTTTCGAAATACATGTCATCCTAGAACTTCTAGGtttctcttttctttgtttcttgctcttgctAAACAAATGATATCACTCTCACAAAAAAATGAGCGTGTCTTTACATTTTGGCATAAATGAAGGGTAACAAAATCATTTGATCAACTTTCTTAATCTTTGTGCACAACTCTGAAACAAGAATTGTGAATTCGAGGGAGTATCACACAGCAGTGTCGTCAATAAATCAAGAGATACGAAATGCTTCTGCAATTCTTGAGGGGAAGTAAACTGGATTATAATATTATCAATGCTGCTGGTAGAGTGTACATTTGGTATAAGCAAAGACAATACATGTAACCAAGTGTGCAGGACTAACCTTTGAAATGTAGTTAGGCAGAGAACCTCCACATAATTTCGCTGCCTCCTCATAAGGAAAAACAGAGGCTAAGACCTGCATCAATGGTGAACATTCAAAGTCAAGATGACAGGATGGATGATATGCACTTCAATATATTCAGATTCTTTGAATACCTTGGCTCCTTCCGAAATTAGCTTTTTGGCTTCTCTTTCCAGTTCATTTTTCTTATCCTGTATTTGATCTTGCGGAATTACTCCTTTATACTCAACGAACGGTCTACAAAGAAGAGAGACAAAAATGTTCTCTGATCAACAACTGAAGTCCAACTAATAAAATATAAATGCTAAAATGAGCTGAAGTGCCATGCCAGCAGTTAGTAACAGCTGGTGAGCTGGACCCAAATGCTAGTCAtacaaagaagaaaacaaaagaataaaagcattaaaataattaaacCATACCCATCAGGAAAATGGTAGCCTTTCCCAGGCTGCAGATGAGAGAGGCCTACATTGCTCACACAGATGTCCAACAAATGCCCAGCAGAGTGAAGCCTGCGGCATTACAGGGATAGCATAATGAGAAGTAAAGCCTTACAATGAGAAATAATAAGGAGCAGACATAAACTGAGCTTATTACATTGACCAAATACGCTGAAAAAAACGATGTTCTTAAAGACAAAAAACTCTTCTGAGTTTCATAGATGTAGGAGTTCACAATAGCCATATTAGTGAATTGAAAAGACTCGACTACACAAAGAAATGCTCTTATTTCAGAGGAAATGCTCCAGCAAGAATTGTAGAAATATTCAGGTTGCATCACCTTGAGTTCAAGCTGCGCCTTTCGGCGTCAACTTCCAAGCTAACGCTTTCCCCCTCTTTAAATCCAAGCCCGCATCCTTCTCCAGCACTCTCAAATCTTCCATAGTGGAAAACCTGGATGGCAATAACAAGACGAAAGAGAAATAGTATGTAAAAGTTCAGAATTGCTGCTACAATCTCCTGAACAAGTTCGCAGCTCTTCTTCCAGAAAACGAAAAGCTCGGGTCCTGAGTCCTCACCACTccgtccttggcccgcacatCCTCGACGAGGaacctggcgccggcggcggagatggcgcCCGTGTCCGCCGGCTGGCCGCCGCCCTGCGGGTGGAAGACCGTGGCGTCCAGCACCACCGCTacccggccgccctcctcctgcGTACACCCGGAGCATAGCTTAGCAAGGGCCCAGCCTAGGGTTTCGAACCTACATCTGCTACCTCATATCCCTGCACTGCTGAGGAGAAGAGAGGGGAAGAAGAGACCTGGTGGACGGCGAgaacggtggcggcggagcggagggTCCACATGTCATCGAAGTAGACAAGCCTGGTGGGGTCCGCAGGCCTCGCCGGCGCAGTCTCAGCCTCCGTCGCCATTTCTCCGGGGACGCGGTTGGGAGACtgatcgccggcggcggctaggAAGTTGGAGGGAGGCGTGTTAGCCCGTCAGGTAGCGCCAAGTGGTTCAAATCAGGCGCGTAACACGCTCGAGAGACTGGAGattctgaagaaatggaagaggCCTACCCGCCAATTTATAGCAGATAATCGGAGAAACTGCAAGGAAGTCGATTCAATTACGCGGCTAGTTAAAAATGTTGATGGTGCAGTCAAAGATCTCAGATGGCCAGGCTTGATTTCGAGGTGCCTTCGTTCTTTGGCCAGTTTTCTGTTGATCTCCAGACTTCTCTGACGATAAGAAAACAGTTGATCAGAATGTTTCTGGTGCAGGTTAGTTTTGACTGCCCATTTCCCAACAAATTGGGAAAGATCAAAAGCATGTGTCTGTATCTGAGTGTCCCGCTGCCTTCATTCTGGAGTTGTCCGGAACTTTTGACGAACCGTAGACTTGCAAAGCTGCAAGGGAGCTTCCCAGTCACCTTCGGCCCTATGCTTTCATGCAGGAGCTCTCTCCATCACACAACAATAGACATGCTGCAAGCTCCCAAACTTTTACCTGTTTGATTTGGACTATCAACTACGTACATGGAAGGATGAAGAGCAAGAACAACATGACATGTCAAGGAATTAAGGGAAAACAACAGTGCGAAGGCACAATCTTTGCTGGTCCACCGAGGTTGGGCCGTGATGCTCCCACATAATAGAAATATGTGAAACAATCTGAGGAATGCTTATATGAATTTTGCCATGTGTGTTCAACTCCTTTGGAATTGTACACTGAGAAAACATAGCTAAGGTCATGTTTGTTCGAGCTTCTGCTTTTGGGCTTTTGGCTGGAAGCTAGCTTTTTGGTTGCTGACTTTTTGCTATTGGCTTTTGTAATACATTCTTATCTTCTCAGCACACCAAAAACCAAGAAAAGCTTCTCTCAGCCAGCTTTCCAGGTTTCAGTTCATTTCCTCAGAAGCTAGCTTTCCATCTTTCCGAAAGACAGCCCAACAACTATTTGTTTAGCTTTCCagctgtttgtttcagctttctAGCTTCTGGCTGTTAGAAGCCGGAAAGCTGACCTGAGAAGCTGAAACACGGCCTAAGTTTTCAGTGAAAACACCAGTTCATTACAGAACCTCAATTGAAGCCTACAAGTGTATCACCTCAATATTCCATCATGTGCAcctccttttatttttattttccggAGACAAAGCAGGCATTGCAAAGATGAACACTAACTATACAGACTACAGAGGAAGTTTCCTGATCTTGTACAGTAACGATTGAAGTGAACTGAACCTTCACTCTTTCAGGGTACGCGCTGACATCTGCACCAGTAAGCTACTCCCCCGCCTCTGCCTTGCGCAACAGCGATTTCCTCGTCaacatagaaccaaacaaagaACGGGTCCTTTGTGCTGGGTTCCCTGCCATCATCGCCGCTTCCAAGGCCGATTTCCAGGGGACCGAAAGGTCCAACCTTTATGCGAACCCGCTCGAAGATGAATGCAagtattttctttttccatgaTAGCCTCCCTTCAAAGGTTAAGCACCCAATGGGGCCCAAATATATACCATTCTCGATCCGTTTTCCCTGCAGAACAGAATTACAATACCCATATATCAGAGTTTGGCACATGTTGCATGCTTGAAAGCTGCAACCAAGAAAACCTATAGGGCCATCAGTGTACAAATTTGCAAAATCACATGATATTTAAGGCAATGCAGCTATGGGGATTTAGGCAAAATGCTTTTGTCAGTTAAAAACATGCTCTCTCGTGCCACAGGATATCAGTACTGCTGACAATGGACATGTTGCTGAACATTCTGCATTTCTGAGAGaaatgtgaatatgtgatgcaTACCATACCCATAAAGAAAGATTTGAAGAGGCAAATATCCAGTAACTATCAAATAGAATGCTTACAGGGGGATTTCTTGCATTATTCAGCAAAAGTTAGATGGAACTATACAGTATCAGACAAGAATCTGTTTGAACTTTGAGCAGCCATGGCAACTGAAGAAACTGTTGAAGCATCACTGGTCATCAGAACTATCATATCATAAAATTAACATGAGAAGCTCACCGCAGCATCGAAGCGCTGGACTGCAGTCACTGGGAAATACTGCCCTTTCTCTAGCCGCCCCTAAACAGACATTGCACTCACTAATCAACCATCAAACTGAAACAATTAATCCATGACACTGTCAAGCATATCAATCATTCAATGCTCACCTTAGCAGTGAAGATGAGCATCCATGTCCTGCCTGGAGACTCTGTCCCGCCGAGTGTCTCAAAGAATGTCGATGTGTCAAGCTTTGCCTTCTTGATCTTGGACAATGCTGAAAGCACCTCTGATGCAGGCACCTTCCTTGTCTTGGCCGCCTCCTTGAGCACCTTCACACTGTCCGCGACAGCCTACGCTAAACCCACATCAAGAAAACAATCTTTACTGGTTGCATAACAGGGCACACAGGACACAGGAGTATAAAATGGTACTTTGTAAAGAACCATGAAACTAGAGTGATGTACTGctactttcaaaaaattatgtgtCAGTGGCATGCCAACTTCCAAATGCTATTTTTCAAAGATCCACCAGGTACATTTTCATGTGAACTCAACAAGTACACGGGAAATTTCATTATTCTAAGCAAGTTGGCATTTTTCTTTCTCAGGGAGAGCATAGCTTCGATGGCAGAAAGTAATACTCATGTTAAAAAATGTGATTGACATGTGCCTAGAACCCAAGGAATGCTTAAAGTTTACAGCTTTGTTATTGCGACTGTATCGAAGCAGTTCATCAACACAGAGTCGCAGAGAGGAAATAGGCTAGAAATTTATGCGCTGGACaataaaaaaaagggggaaactCATGGGCCATGGCTTATGGTTATTGCAATATTGCTACGTCGCGGTACCACAGAGTGAAAACAAATAATCACCCAATGATAGGTGCTAGCAGCTCAACCATACAAGCATAGAACCCCCGTGAATTCTCAGTACTCACCGACTCAGACTCCTGCGGCGAGGACGAGGGCGATGTCGACGGCTCTTTCTCTACCTCCGACGACgcggcggaggaagcggcgagtgcgacgccgcggcggcgacggttgGGGGAGCCGCGGAGATGGAGCCGTGGCGCGGGCTGGGGCCGGCACGGGAGCGGGCAGAAGACAGGAGCGAAGGCCGTGGAAGCTTGGAGCAAGGCAGCAGACGACGCCATCGTCTTCTTCGCTCTTGGATTCGGATCGAGAGAGAGCAGAGTTGCAAGGTGTAGCGCGGGGTGTGTGGCGATTGAGGAACGAGGACGCAAGAGGAGCGCGGAACTCTTGGTCACCATGGCACCGCGCTGACGTGGGCAAAGCTTAGCTCTTGGCCAGTGGCCACCACCGGCTACTTAGTCACTGTCATTGTGAAATCTAACTAGGCAAACTATATCAAATAAGAAAAATCCAACTAAACGTGTTTCAAATGATCTTTTTTGTACGTAAAAGAGTACTATTGTATGGATATTCTTTCCAAAAAGAACATTGCTTCAAATGAAACCTTAAAATGTTAACACGAGTCCAAATGAAACCTTAAAATGAACTGAAATTTCCATTCATTTTGTTACGAACACACCTACGCTTGTCATGGTTTTGATTTATTCATTTGAAAATACACGAAAATTTAGATCATGCTGAATTTCCACTTTCTCTGTCAAAAATCAAAATCATTCGCAAGGAATAAATAGTAAAATCGCCTCAAGCctaataataaataataaatagaTCAGCACAGTGCCCACTGCCACCCTCCTCGTCTCCTCACCTCGACCAAATGCTTCGCCTCTCCTTCTAGAACCATCCACAGATTCCAAACCCTAGGCGGGGGCACCCATGgcgtcccgccgcctcctctcctctctcctccggtcctcctcctcggccctccgccgcgcgggcgcgccatctccggccgccccgcgccgcgcgtccccggccggcctcctcctcgcgcgattcgccgcctcctccgccgcgcagCCGGCCCCGCCGTCCGCGGCGCCTTCCTCGTCCCCGGCGTCGGCCGCGGGGAAGGGAAAGGGCGGGAAGATCACGGATGAGTTCACGGGGGCCGGCGCGGTGGGGCAGGTGTGCCAGGTGAtcggcgccgtcgtcgacgtGCGCTTCGACGAGGGGCTCCCGCCGATCCTCACGGCGCTCGAGGTGCTCGACAACAACATACGCCTCGTCCTCGAGGTCGCGCAGCACCTTGGCGAGAACATGGTCCGGACCATCGCCATGGACGGCACGGAGGGCCTCGTCCGCGGCCAGCGCGTCCTCAACACTGGATCGCCAATCACTGTATTTTCTTTTCGTCACTCCATTTCCACCAGCCCTCTGATCGCTTCAGCTTCGATGGGAAGCTCCATTCCACCAGCGCTCTGATCACTTCAAATTCAATAGGGAGGATAGATACACTGCACTTGCAGTGGAGACAATGTCCATCTGATGAGTTTAATATGCCATACTGCTGTAGTTCAGATGGGGTGTAGTGGGTTCAGTTGAACAGATTTTGATTTACTTGTATCATTTAGAAACTATTGGAATGATGACTAATGAGAATTCTAAAGTTTGGAATTTGGTGCAAAATAGTGGTATTTGGTAAGTTATAGATAAGCAATATTGCTTTCTTAGAATTCACAGTGTTGGGGATCATAGTAAACGCAACGCAGCATGTATAACTGCAGCAGCATTTTAGCCTACCTCGTATATTATGTTCCAATGTATTACATTGTCCATCACTCTacgaaaaaaaaactaatttatGAACGGCTGTTTATACTTTTTAGGTACCTGTTGGTAGGGCTACACTTGGGCGTATCATGAATGTCATTGGGGAGCCCATTGATGAGAAGGGTGACATAAGTAAGTTCTACGCTGGTGTTACAGTTTGTTGTGATGTATCGGTGAATTTGAGCACTAATCCCCCTACCACATTCCTGCAACAGAAACAAACCATTTCCTCCCAATCCATCGTGAAGCACCAGCTTTTGTTGAGCAGGCTACCGAACAGCAGATTCTTGTCACTGGAATTAAGGTACACCAATTTATCTGATGCTATAATTTTGTTTCATGTCTTGGTGTTATGTGCAATCCTGATTTTGATGCCATGTAGGTTGTTGATCTCTTAGCACCGTACCAAAGAGGTGGAAAGATTGGGTTGTTTGGTGGTGCTGGTGTCGGCAAAACTGTGCTCATCATGGAGCTGATCAACAATGTAGCCAAAGCCCATGGTTTGTCCTTTTATTTCACCTGTTGTTCCTTTCACATCTCACTATTTTCCTGCTTGTTTTCTGAACTTCCTAGTTCCTATGTATCAGGTGGGTTTTCTGTGTTTGCTGGTGTTGGTGAAAGAACTCGTGAAGGCAACGATTTGTACAGGGAAATGATTGAGAGTGGTGTCATTAAGCTCGGGGATAAGCAGGTCAGTTATATTTGAGATCTCCTCAGTACAGGATTAGTAAATTTTGCACCATAATGTATGGTGGGCTTAGCTTGTGCTCTGTTGCTAAAGTTTTGACAATTCTCTTGGCAGAGTGAGAGCAAGTGTGCTCTGGTGTACGGTCAAATGAATGAGCCTCCTGGTGCTCGCGCCCGTGTTGGCCTCACTGGTTTGACAGTTGCCGAGCATTTCCGAGATGCTGAAGGGCAGGATGTGCTCCTGTTCATTGATAACATCTTCCGTTTCACTCAGGTAAGTCAGGTTACCTTCAGTCCCTTGCATTCTGGCATTTGGAATGTTATATGTGTTGTGGGCTTGTCCTTCATCATGCACACAAATCATATTGCAGGCAAATTCTGAGGTGTCTGCATTGCTTGGTCGTATCCCATCTGCTGTGGGTTATCAACCTACTCTCGCTACTGATCTTGGAGGTCTTCAAGAACGTATCACTACCACCAAGAAGGGGTCTATTACGTCTGTACAGGCTATTTATGTGCCTGCTGATGATCTGACTGACCCTGCTCCTGCAACTACATTTGCCCATCTTGATGCCACGACTGTGTTGTCCCGCCAGGTTTGTTTACATCTTTGGGtgcttaaagaaaaaaaaaatcctcccaATGCTGTGTTCATGCTAGTTTTATAATGTCTTATGTTGTTTGTCTTGTCTAGATTTCTGAGCTTGGAATCTACCCTGCTGTCGATCCCCTTGACTCAACATCTAGAATGCTTTCACCCCATGTGTTGGGAGAAGATCACTACAACACTGCCCGTGGAGTTCAGAAGGTTCTGCAGAACTACAAGAACTTGCAGGATATTATTGCCATTTTGGGTATGGATGAGCTCAGTGAAGATGACAAGCTTACTGTCGCTCGTGCCCGCAAGATTCAGCGGTTTCTGAGCCAGCCTTTCCATGTGGCTGAAGTATTCACGGGTGCACCTGGCAAGTATGTGGAGCTGAAGGAAAGTGTCAAAAGCTTCCAGGTGAGATTAGTTGGGAGCCATGAAACTCTATTTCTCGTGGAGCATTTTTTACTGCATTTGCCTAGTTTCCCTCACTTGCATCCAGTCTTGTGCTGTTATTTACACAAATGAAATGGCAGATCCTCTGAACAAGTTCATATGAATATTACAGCAGTATCAATATAGAGCATTGGGTAGCTTATGCTTGTTTCTGCCTTGCTTATATATATTGTTATATCTAAACATGCTATATTTGTTGAAAATGGTGTAATTACCCTTGCTCTTTCAACCTCATAATTGCGTTGCTCCTTGGAGACTTTCGCATCATGTCACTTGCACAAACAAAGAAAGTCATAGTGGTATATTTGGAGGGTAATAAATTAGGTAAAATTGTTTATTATGATTTATGAAGATTCAATAAGATTGGCTAGTCACATTAATGCAGTCATCATGTGTGATTGCATATCTGTAAGCGTTGCTTGCTCCATGTGTACCCTGAAAAACTGCTCCATACTACAACGCAACTTTGGAGTAAAAGCCAAAGCATGAAAACTCTTATGTATCAATGTATGCTGTTTTCATCGTCTAAGTTGCCTCGTGGTTGCAGGGAGTTTTGGATGGCAAGTACGATGACCTACCGGAGCAATCTTTCTACATGGTTGGAGGAATCGAGGAAGTTATCGCCAAGGCTGAGAAGATCGCCAAGGAGTCGGCATCATAAGAGCAATGACATTCTTGTAGGAAGAAAAACAAGCTGTGCGAATAATTGAAGGTGATGAAGACAATATCATCTTCCTGAGCTCGCATTTTTGCAGTGCTTTATAGTAGATTACGAcgaaatatttactgtagctcCTGGAGTTTTGAGGGAAAACAGATTGTACTGAATAATTGCCTGCGAACAATTCAATAATTTTTTCTCAGATGTTTACGCTGGTTCCTTGCTTCATTTCATCCATCTGTGCACGGTTATAGAAGCATGAGGTAAGCTAATAAGGtcctttttatttcttcctttttcctaaCTGTGGCACTATggattccccatcacattaaacttgcggtacatgcatggagtactaaatgtagacgaaataaaaaactaattgcacagttttattgtactttgcgagatgaattttttaacctaattagttaatgtttggataataattcacaaatacaaatgaaatgctacagttgcataTTTATAGTAAAATGcaaattttgccactcccaaattttTGGGAAGCCTATGCCACTCCCAATTTGGGAAGCCTAAACCGTCTTCCCGGTTGTTTCTCTTCTATTTTTGCTTGTGTCCACGTTGCCGTTTTTGACATCCGAAAGGGAAATCGGAGACGTACACCTCATACGGTCAATAGCCCTCTGCAACTTTCCAACCTCGCGGGAGGCCCAGCGAGatccgtgccgccgcccgccggcaaCATCcctcgctcctcgccgccgcctccgtcctcctGACCACGCGGGCTGCCCGGCCGCACCGCACGCCCTGCAGATCGCCGACCACCCCCACGAGCGCCCTCCATGCTCCTGCGCTCCGCGCCgcgtcgcctccacctcctccgccagcaccacctccgcctcctctccgcggcggcgctcgcctccgccgcgccggccccggccccggccccgccccAGGCCCCCACCGAGTGGGCCGAGGCGCCGCTCGCCTCCGTGcgcccggccaccgccgacGCCTCGCTCTACCACATCTCCCTCGACCTCTCCGCGCACCgcggcctcctcgcctcccacgccgccgccggccagttCCTCCCCTTCCGCCTCCCCGCTGCGccctaccccatcttcctcgcCATCGCGTCCCCGCCCCCCTCGCCCgggtcctcctccgccgccgccttcgactTCCTCGTCAAGCGCCTCCCGGGCACCCCCTCCGCGCGGCTCTGCGATCTCCGCCCCGGCGACCTCGTCCACGTCGGCGCCTGCGTCGTCGGCCGCGGGTTTGAGGTTAACAGGATAGCTGACGCCCGTGATGTCCTCGTCTTCGCCACCGGATCCGGAATCAGGTGCCTACCCCTGTGCTTCTAAACTAGCATTAGTTCGTTTGCTTCTACTTCTCAAAGGAATTGGTCAACCACGCATCAATTGCACTGAAGTATGCACAAATGCTCAATTTTAGGTCTCAGTAATCCGAAACCTGATGCAATTGGCATTGTGGCATAAAGAACAATTTTGTTACTGTGCTAATCATGTGGGTGCCATCAGCACTGTGGTACATCCACTGCTGAGCTATTTCTGGAATTACTTCAGACTTAAGAGTCTTGAGCCATAAGTTTCAAACATTTTTGCTACCTAACCGGCTGTTAGTTCTCTTCAGATACAATAAATACTTGCGCATAAATTGTATGACATTTACTTAGGCTTTTGCTTCTTCGGATAAGTAATTCAATTCTTGCAAACTGTCTGTTTAATGCTTCTGCATGCCATGCCAAGTAATTTACCCACAATATCCAATTCTTGATTGTATTATTTTATCACTTCAGTGAATGAGCAATATAATTCCCATGAATAAACTCCGTATCTTTGCCTGATTCATTTGTTCAGCTGCAACTTCATTGCATCTAAGAAGCCCTCTCTCTAGATAAGCTGTTTTTATTTCATCAAAGCACAGATACACCCTTGTTCTTAGAAGAGGCTGTCTATTGTACTCCTTTGCACAAAGTGCATTTGTCGAAGACATCCCTATGTACTTACATTGGAATGTATAATTCTTCTCATAGTATCTGTTTCACATTCGTTTATTGCAGTCCTATTCGGTCACTTATTGAGTCAGATTTTGTTCAAGACCATAAAACTGGCGTAAGCCTATTTTATGGGGTTAGAAATCTTCAAAGGATGGCATATCAGGTAGGTTTATGTCAGCTTATTGTGCAATTTGTATTGTTATATTCCATCTAGAATGGTTGGTAACTATGCACTCTGACAGGAGAGGTTCAATGATTGGGAGGCCAAAGGAGTTAAAATTGTGCCTGTCCTCTCAAGACCAGACAGTCAATGGACAGGCGAGCGAGGTTATGTCCAGGTGTTGTTATCTTTTGACTCCTGGGTTATTTCTAGCTCGTTATGTTTTCTTGTGCTTATAGTGTTCGTTTTGGATTTTGTAGAATGTTTTCTCAAGGATGAAGAATATTGTAAACCCTTCATCAGCGGGAGCAATTTTGTGTGGACATAAACAGATGACAGAGGTATCGTCATTCACTTGTTTTCCTCATTTATCTTAGAACATTGACGCTAATTATTGGGCACAATttgccagcagcccagcacctTCTACATTCAGCACTTTCTTTTTGCCAATGCGTCACAATGTTTTCTCTACTTCAACATGTTTCTCTTCTTCTGAACATGCAAACATTAGAAATGTTCGAACAATAGTGATCAGCTTTGACATAATAAAGGCTTATTATTGGAAGCTTAGAATTATAGGCTTATTATTAGAAGCTTAGAATTATTCTCTACTTCTAGTTCTTAGATCGTTCATCAATAATCACATTAACTTCATATGAATCATAAAGTTGCACACCATTGTCATTTATGAATCATGCTGTTCCTGCTGATATAGTTCGAAGTGTATATTTTGAGGCAGACTACAGAGACTAGAAGTGCAAGTTTTGCAACACATACACCTTCAAAAAGTTTGTTTGCCTAGTACATTCTTTCCACATTCAtccaatttctttattataaaTATTGGTTACTCTGTACTTCCTTGCTCATCTAATATATTTGCATGATGCAGGAAATTACAAGAGTTCTTGTTGCCGATGGTTTGTCAAAAGATAAAATCCTAACTAACTTCTGACCGCCAGTAGGACACAGTTCCAGCCATTTTGGATGTTGTACCATTTTTGTACTACGATCTAGCAGTTATTCTTTACAGTAAGTGCGACTGGAAATTGCAACAGGAAGACAGTTGCGTCCTTACAAATAATACTCTCAACAGCCACTGGGCATCCGAACCAGTCCCTAGTTGAGAGAATGTTTTGTAGCATGAGACTACTTCCTTGTAAGGCGTTGACGTACTCAGAAAGCCCCCTCCTTGGAGAAATGATAGGGGATATAGATAGTAGCATTATTTTCAGTTTATACCTTAAAATATTAGCGCTGCACATGCCTTTTTCAGCACTGAGATTTTGGTGTATATTGTCAAATTTTGAAATGAGTGATGTGTTTAATTTTGGTGCTCACTCTGCCTTTTGCATGCTGTTTAAT encodes the following:
- the LOC117859348 gene encoding uncharacterized protein; this translates as MATEAETAPARPADPTRLVYFDDMWTLRSAATVLAVHQEEGGRVAVVLDATVFHPQGGGQPADTGAISAAGARFLVEDVRAKDGVVFHYGRFESAGEGCGLGFKEGESVSLEVDAERRSLNSRLHSAGHLLDICVSNVGLSHLQPGKGYHFPDGPFVEYKGVIPQDQIQDKKNELEREAKKLISEGAKVLASVFPYEEAAKLCGGSLPNYISKDSNPRIIKFGEYPGGPCGGTHVADISIINSLKVTNIRVKKGLTKVSYSISP
- the LOC117859346 gene encoding uncharacterized protein; its protein translation is MVTKSSALLLRPRSSIATHPALHLATLLSLDPNPRAKKTMASSAALLQASTAFAPVFCPLPCRPQPAPRLHLRGSPNRRRRGVALAASSAASSEVEKEPSTSPSSSPQESESAVADSVKVLKEAAKTRKVPASEVLSALSKIKKAKLDTSTFFETLGGTESPGRTWMLIFTAKGRLEKGQYFPVTAVQRFDAAGKRIENGIYLGPIGCLTFEGRLSWKKKILAFIFERVRIKVGPFGPLEIGLGSGDDGREPSTKDPFFVWFYVDEEIAVAQGRGGGVAYWCRCQRVP
- the LOC117859342 gene encoding ATP synthase subunit beta, mitochondrial, with the protein product MASRRLLSSLLRSSSSALRRAGAPSPAAPRRASPAGLLLARFAASSAAQPAPPSAAPSSSPASAAGKGKGGKITDEFTGAGAVGQVCQVIGAVVDVRFDEGLPPILTALEVLDNNIRLVLEVAQHLGENMVRTIAMDGTEGLVRGQRVLNTGSPITVPVGRATLGRIMNVIGEPIDEKGDIKTNHFLPIHREAPAFVEQATEQQILVTGIKVVDLLAPYQRGGKIGLFGGAGVGKTVLIMELINNVAKAHGGFSVFAGVGERTREGNDLYREMIESGVIKLGDKQSESKCALVYGQMNEPPGARARVGLTGLTVAEHFRDAEGQDVLLFIDNIFRFTQANSEVSALLGRIPSAVGYQPTLATDLGGLQERITTTKKGSITSVQAIYVPADDLTDPAPATTFAHLDATTVLSRQISELGIYPAVDPLDSTSRMLSPHVLGEDHYNTARGVQKVLQNYKNLQDIIAILGMDELSEDDKLTVARARKIQRFLSQPFHVAEVFTGAPGKYVELKESVKSFQGVLDGKYDDLPEQSFYMVGGIEEVIAKAEKIAKESAS
- the LOC117859347 gene encoding fruit protein pKIWI502 isoform X1; this encodes MLLRSAPRRLHLLRQHHLRLLSAAALASAAPAPAPAPPQAPTEWAEAPLASVRPATADASLYHISLDLSAHRGLLASHAAAGQFLPFRLPAAPYPIFLAIASPPPSPGSSSAAAFDFLVKRLPGTPSARLCDLRPGDLVHVGACVVGRGFEVNRIADARDVLVFATGSGISPIRSLIESDFVQDHKTGVSLFYGVRNLQRMAYQERFNDWEAKGVKIVPVLSRPDSQWTGERGYVQNVFSRMKNIVNPSSAGAILCGHKQMTETTETRSASFATHTPSKRNYKSSCCRWFVKR
- the LOC117859347 gene encoding fruit protein pKIWI502 isoform X2 translates to MLLRSAPRRLHLLRQHHLRLLSAAALASAAPAPAPAPPQAPTEWAEAPLASVRPATADASLYHISLDLSAHRGLLASHAAAGQFLPFRLPAAPYPIFLAIASPPPSPGSSSAAAFDFLVKRLPGTPSARLCDLRPGDLVHVGACVVGRGFEVNRIADARDVLVFATGSGISPIRSLIESDFVQDHKTGVSLFYGVRNLQRMAYQERFNDWEAKGVKIVPVLSRPDSQWTGERGYVQNVFSRMKNIVNPSSAGAILCGHKQMTEEITRVLVADGLSKDKILTNF